GGTTTCGCTGGATAGTAGACAGAGAAAGTGGGAATCTCGTTAATCCATTCATGCGCGTCACGAATTAGATGACGAGGCATTTGGCTACCTTAAGAGAGTCATAGTTACTCCCGCCGTTTACCCGCGCTTGGTTGAATTTCTTCACTTTGACATTCAGAGCACTGGGCAGAAATCACATTGCGTGAGCATCCGCAGGGACCATCGCAATGCTTTGTTTTAATTAAACAGTCGAATTCCCATTGTCTGTACCAGTTCTGAGTCGACCGTTCGACGCCCGgggaaggcccccgagggagccatTCCCAGTCCGTCCCCCGGCCGGCACGCGGCGACCCGCTCTCGCCGCGCGAGTAGCTCGAGTAGTTTGCCGACAGCCGAAGGGTTCCAGACTGGGACCCCCGTGCTCAGTCCTCAGAGCCAATCCTTTCCCCGAGGTTAGGGATCCATTTTGCCGACTTCCCTTGCCTACATTGTTCCATCGACCAGAGGCTGTTCACCTTTTAGACCTGATGCAATTATGAGTACGACCGGGCGCGGACGGCACTCGGTCCTCCGGATTTTCAAGGGTCACCTGGGCCGCACCGGACACCACGCGACGTGCGGTGCTCTTCCAGCCGCTGGACCCTATCTTCGGCTGAGCCGTTTCCAGGGTGGGCAGGCTGTTAAACAGAAAAGATAACTCTTCCCGAGGCCCCCGCCGACGTCTCCGGGCTCCCTAACGTTGCCGTCAGCCGCCGCGTCCCGGTTCAGGAATTTTAACCCGATTCTCTTTCGGAGCACGCGCTGAACACGCTGTCTGTTGGGGTTTCCCCGACCCTTAAGATCCACTAACCCATGTGCAAGTGCCGTTCACATGGAACCTTTCCCCTCTTCGGCCTTTCACATTTGAATATTTGCTACTACCACAAAAATCGGCACCGACGGCCGCTTGCCCGGGCTCGCGCCCTGGGTTTTGCGGCGACCGCCGCGCCCTCCTACTCATCGGGGCCTAGCCCTTGCCCCGACGGCCGGGTAAAGGTCGCGCGCTTCAGCGCCATCCATTTTCGGGGCTAGTTGATTCGGCAGGTGAGTTGTTACACACTCCTTAGCGGATTTCGACTTCCATGACCACCGTCCTGCTGTCTTAATCGACCAACACCCTTTGTGAGATCTAGATTAGCGCACAGTTGGGCATTGTAACCTGACTTCCGGTTCATCCTGCATCGCCAGTTCTGCTTACCAAAAATGGCCCAACTGGAGCTCTCGATTCCCTGGCGTGGCTCAACAGAGCAGCCACGCCGTCCTACCTATTTAAAGTTTGAGAATAGGTCGAGGGAGTTGTGCCCCTGATGCCTCTAATCATTGGCTTTACCCGATAGAACTCGCACCCGAGCTCCAGCTATCCTGAGGGAAACTTCGGAGGGAACCAGCTACTACACGGTTCGATTAGTCTTTCGCCCCTATACCCAAGTCAGATGAACGATTTGCACGTCAGTATCGCTGCGGGCCTCCACCAGAGTTTCCTCTGGCTTCGCCCGCTCAGGCATAGTTCACCATCTTTCGGGTCCCGACAGGTATGCTCACTCGAACCCTTCTCAGAAGATCAAGGTCGGTCGGCGTTGCACCCCCCAGGGGGATCATGCCAGTCAGCTTCCTTGCGCCTTGCGGGTTTTCTCGCCCGTTGACTCGCACACATGTCAGACTCCTTGGTCCGTGTTTCAAGACGGGTCGAATGGGGAGCCCGCAGGCCAGCACCGGGAGCACGCAGTCGCCGTGGCACTCCTGATGGCGCGTGCTGTCCGCCACGATCGAGGCGACGATATTCCACGGGCACATCTAACTGCCCGGGCTTTGGCCGCCAACACGATCCGTGCTGGTCCACGCCCCGAGCCGATCGGCGGACCGGCTCTCACCGTTCCACATCCGACCGGGGCGCATCGCCGGTCCCCATCCGCTTCCCCCCCGACAATTTCAAGCACTCTTTGACTCTCTTTTCAAAGTCCTTTTCATCTTTCCCTCGCGGTACTTGTTCGCTATCGGTCTCTCGCCCGTATTTAGCCTTGGACGGAATTTACCGCCCGATTGGGGTTGCATTCCCAAACAACCCGACTCGCCGACAGCGCCTTGTGGTGCGACAGGGTCCGGGCACGACGGGGCTATCACCCTCTCTGGCGCCCctttccaggggacttgggcCCGGTCCGCCGCTGAGGACGCTACTCTATACTACAGTTCGAGTGACGTGGTCACCCGATTCTCAAGTTGGGCTATTCCCGGTTCGCTCGCCGTTACTAAGGGAATCCTTGTAAGTTTCTTTTCCTCCGCTTATTTGTATGCTTAAACTCAGCGGGTGATCCCGCCTGACCTGGGGTCGCAAACGAGGCAATCTTTTGCCAATGGGACGGGCCCGTGGCTCGATGCAGTCCTACACGATAGCTCGCAAGTCCAAGGATCCAACCACCATGTATCGTGCGACTTCCTTCGGCACGGTATATCGTTTGAGCCAACCGCTACCAGCAGGGATAACGGGAGGCCAATATCCCACCCCTCCTCCGTACGCATCGTCCCTCGACACCTTTGAGCGGGGAAAAAGCGACGTGAGAGGCGTTGACGAGATGCATGACGCCTAAGCAGACGTGCCCTCAGCCTGAAGGCATCGGACGCAACTTGCGTTCAAAGACTCGATGGTTCTCGGGATTCTGCAATTCACACCTAGTATCGCATTTCGCTACGTTCATCATCGATGCGAGAGCCGAGATATCCGTTGCCGAGAGTCGTTAGATCTATTCAGTAGACGCGCCTCATCACGTCCTGGTTACGGCGAACTTCACCAGGATGGAGAGGCGCTCGTTGTGTTTTTCCTTGGCGCTTTTCGCGCCGAGAGGTTATCACGCCCAAGATACTTGCGCCACTTAGGGTCGAGGTCTTTGCGTTGGACACAAAGGCATCCAACGTCGCGAACACAAGCGTGTTTTAAACATGTTCTCGGGTCTGCTCTGCAGGTTTCGACAATGATCCTTCAGCAGGTTCCCCTACGGAAACCTTGTTACGACTTCTCCTTCCTCtaaatgataaggttcagtggACTTCACGCAACGTCGCGGGCAGCGAACCGCCCACGTCGGAGCAATCCGAACACTTCACCGGACCATTCAATCGGTAGGAGCGACGGGCGGTGTGTACAAAGGGCAGGGACGTAGTCAACACGAGCTGATGACTCGCGCTTACTAGGAATTCCTCGTTGAAGACAAACAATTGCAATGATCTATCCCCATCACGATGAAATTTCAAAGATTACCAAGACCCgtcgtgtggggacccgggctctaactcaattcttttcgggattaatcggatccttgttcaaaaatacgggtcaaaattttgcttttaacattaagtcaaatgtttataactcaggcacaagataattctatattcatttcattacaacaaacataatatccatgcctcgttttattcgtattctacaaaccagtaattaaatacagtacatatcaaaagtacaactactagttcatcggctacgcccgtgatcacacgctatgtccatctctcatctctgtcgcgaccctgatcctgccccacctgttgttatgcacacatacagacataacaacagccggaaactccggtgagaacaaatcccattataaaacatgtatacatgatgatacataatcataaatcataaatcaaagcaataataatgggctccatagtctatgaacccaatctatataaacatgcaattcaaatcaaatcatgtcttgactccactcgactcgactctactctagggatcccggtgtgaataagacgtcactgtctgtcacctaccctcccaatcggagtaactgtacgtcttattcctagacttcggtcatgtctgtatcgaatgtctacaatcggagtgaatctgatccgaagcgtcgataccaccgaacatctagtttggcaagtctgccaatgactctcctatctcaaaggcttgaatataattctataaacaagacagcatcttatcaagagatttgaatataaatctataaacaaatcaaattcatatcaaaagataaacaacagttctagtatgtgatttggttgggaaactcaaattgaatctcatttgagttgtatcttccccgAACAAacttgaattatacctttcgtcgaacAATCTGCCGTAGTCGAAATCttgaagacgaatctgtcaatatcaaatctgaaatggaaatgttgatacatattctatcaatctctaatctcaatcaacacatatccaattcaatacttgacctcggtatcATTTGatggcataacgacgtaatttctcaataccggtcaatccaactcccacatatatcaataattcataggtcataactcataatcatcatcataagcatatgatagtactcaaaatctgcacaagttaactctaaacatgctggaaaataataactatagcatacaacgtccgttcttcgatctggttgCATTTTtacgatatcaataatctcaagaacatattatagaactcaattcatccttctcctaacacatatatatcaaaatgtgctggaattgaatgaaacttacatcttctTGTAGCTAGTGATGAGAGGAATTCAAAAccaaaatcggattaaagtttggatgtaaaaatcttgtacaagctaatttcaaaagtgaaagaactttccttttCCTTGATCCCTTCTCCCTCTCGCTTCTCAACTGTCCAGGAGagaaaatgaagacacataatatatatatcttgcatgttgaggggcaagtgtcatatttttcaagtaacacgcggaaatgaagacacataatatatatatcttgcatgttgaggggcaagtatcatatttttcaagtaacacgcattaccgcgggtgcgatagttcatgaaccgcgggtgcgctcaagcttcggcggtccatccacatttgcataaacatcgaccgcgggtgcggtcagttttgcactgcgggtgcggtgtcatttctgtaaataatttccaatactatgtccatcaaccgcgggtgcactctttcttggaccgcgggtgcgcctaATTCTCGGTAACCCTATCAATATCCTAGCatcgccgaccgcgggtgcggtctggtttGCACCGCTGGTGCGGTAGcactactgtagcagcaccgcgggtgcactgcttctggaccgcgggtgcggtgaccctactgttaaaatggccaactttctgcctatccaccgcgggtgcggtgcttctctaggcgcgggtgcggtctctttcttcaagcaacacttcatcttttcattttatccacatacaatctaagGCATTACACGTCGGCCATGGCTATAGACTCGTTGAATACATCAGTGCAGCGCGTGCGGCCCAGAACATCTAAGGGCATCACAGACCTGTTATTGCCTCAAACTTCCGCGGCCTAAAAGGCCGTAGTCCCTCTAAAAAGCTGGGCGCGAAGCTGTACCTCCGCATAGCTAGTTAGCAGGCTGAGGTCTCGTTCATTAACGGAATTAACCAGACAAATCGCTCCACCAACTAAGAACGGCCATGCACCACCACCAATAGAATCAAGAAAGAGCTCTCAGTCTGTCAATCCTTACTATGTCTGGACCTGGTAAGTTTCCCCGTGTTGAGTCAAATTAAGCAGTAGGCTCCACTCCTAGTGGTGCCCTTCCGTCAATTCCTTTAAGTTTCAGCCTTGCGACCATACTCCCCTCGGAACCCAAAGACTTTGATTTCTCATAAGGTGCCGGCGGAGTCCTAAAAGCAACATCCGCCGATCCCTGGTCGGCATCGTTTATGGTTGAGACTAGGACGGTATTTGATCGTCTTCGAGCCCCAAACTTTCGTTCTTGATTAATGAAAACATCCTTGGCAAATGCTTTCGCAGTTGTTCGTCTTTCATTAATCCAAGAATTTCACCTCTGACTATGAAATACGAATGCCCCCGACTGTCCCTGTTAATCATTACTCCGATCCCGAAGGCCAACGTAATAGGATCGAAATCCTATAATGTTATCCCATGCTAATGTATCCAGAGCGTAGGCTTGCTTTGAGCACTCTAATTTCTTCAAAGTAACAGCGCCGGAGGCACGACCCGGCCAGTTAAGGCCAGGAACGCATCGCCGGCAAAAGGGACGAGACGACCGGTGCACACCAGAGGCCGACCGGCCGGCCCAACCCAAAGTCCAAATACGAGCTTTTTAACTGCAACAACTTAAATATACGCTATTGGAGCTGGAATTACCGCGGCTGCTGGCACCAGACTTGCCCTCCAATGGATCTTCGTTAAAGGATTTAGATTGTACTCATTCCAATTACCAGACTCGTAGAGCCCGGTATTGTTATTTATTGTCACTACCTCCCCGTGTTAGGATTGGGTAATTTGCGCGCCTGCTGCCTTCCTTGGATGTGGTAGCCGTTTCTCAGGCTCCCTCTCCGGAATCGAACCCTAATTCTCCGTCACCCGTCACCACCATAGTAGGCCACTATCCTACCATCGAAAGTTGATAGGGCAGAAATTTGAATGATGCGTCGCCGGCACGAGGGCCGTGCGATCCGTCGAGTTATCATGAATCATCGCATAAACAAGACCCAAATAGAAAATATATTCGACCAATAAATATTCTCAGAATCCTAAAAACAGAGATTACATGAATGGTAGGGCATGTTTTTTGGCTCTCCACTTTACctcaatataattataaatttgctTAATATTCTAGGAAAGACATATAGTTGTATAAAAaaagcaggaaaaatcaaaacaCTAAATGGCTCCAACATTCATTTGCAAAGTTCTCTTTTTTTTGTCATTCTTGGCATGCATTGCCAACGCACAGACGAAAGTATTCGACGTGAGGACGTTTGGTGCGAAGGCGAATGCAGATATAAGTCAGGTATATACAAAAATATCGGATCGCTCTAGATACTAAATTTGTATGAAAAAATAAACGAATTTGTGATAAAGAGGACataaaaattgattttaatgCAGGCTTTATTGGCTGCTTGGAAGGAAGCATGTGCATCACCAACTCCAAGCACAGTTTGGATTCCAAAAGGGACATGGTCTTTGAAGCAAGCAAAATTGGTTGGACCTAATAAGGCTTCTATTGAGCTTAAGGTCGAAGGCATTTTGAAAGCTCCTTTGGATCCAACTCAAATGCCTAACAAACAAGGGGAGTGGGTGACCATCAATTATCTCGataatttcactctttcagGCGGTGGAGTCTTTGACGGCCAAGGACATGAAGCCTGGAAGAGGAATGACTGTCACAAGAACCGAAACTGCGTCAAACTTCCATTGGTGAGATTGCGTGTTCGTGCCTGGTCTTAAATTTGAAAACAGTGTTCTATGTTGTCTTTTATATATGGTAGAGTCCATGCGTCCCACTTATTCGTTAATGATCAAAAACATCTATAAATCGTAAGCTGAGACACTCTATTGACGCATCACACCTAATTTGTTGGCTATTATTCAGTGTCTTTAGGGCTTATCAAAATCACAGAGAGGATACATTGTTCAACAAGTTTTAATTTTCTGAATGCATACAGAACTTGAGCTTCAATTTCATCACCAACTCAACCATCCGCGACGTGACCACCAAGGACAGCAAGAACTTCCACGTAAACGTGATAGGCTGCTACAACGTCACGTTCCTCCGCTTCACGATTTCTGCACCCGGAGAAAGCCCAAATACCGACGGCATCCATATAGCACGTTCCAAACTTGTGAACGTCACCGACTCAGTTATAAAAACCGGAGACGATTGTGTATCAATTGGTGATGGAACCGAGCAAGTCCACGTCCAAAACGTGATCTGTGGGCCTGGTCACGGTATCAGCGTCGGAAGCTTGGGCAAGTTTACGACAGAGAAGGATGTTGTGGGGATCTACGTCAAGAACTGCACCTTCCTCGGCACGCAGAACGGGGTTAGGATCAAAACATGGCCATCGGCTCCTGCAACTTTGCAGGTCACCAATCTGCAATTCGAAGATCTTATCATGACCAACGTTACGTACCCGATTGTCATAGATAAAGAATATTGCCCACACAACCTGTGCAAACTCGACGTACGTAATTCATCTCATTCCATCGCCAACTTATTTAACAAACGTGCATCACGCTAAAATTCACTTTTTCCTTTATTGATTATATACAGACCCCATCCCTTGTTAAGATCAGCAACGTAAAAATTGACAAAATTAGGGGCACGACAAATGATCCTGTCGCGGTGACACTTATCTGCAGCAGGAATAAGCCTTGTGAAAATATTCAGGTGGGCAACATCGATCTTACATACGACGGAAGACTCGGCCCTATCACCACCAAGTGTAGCAACGTAAAGCCTAGCTTGACCGGCAAACAGAATCCACCCTTGTGCGTCCCTGCTTCTGCTGCTGCTACGCAATCTGCTTAATTATTTTCTCACAGCACAAGAATTTGGCGACAACCTTTTTCTGTGTATTTTTAGTTTCAAAACAATTTTTTGACACAGATTTTAGGATTGTCAGCaatgtatttttatattttatgtggCATATTTATTCTCGTAATTTTACGTATTTTGTAATACTAATAAAAAACTTCTCTATTTGAAACGAAACCTTATATTATCGGTTTTTTGTTTTCCAAACCACCATTCTTACAGTTTTTACTTGCTCCCTCACATTCTCAATATACTTACAGTACTGAGTTTTTTATACATGAATTCTTGAACGTATAAATTCCTAAATTAAGGATTTCTAAAGGTTTGTGCTCTTAGATCaatttgttggatctcggttttctacacgcccaaacgcagcggaagtttaaaaatttttattttattttgacaatcaaaatatgttttgatttgggtgctcgtatgatttaacaaaaacattcatagggagtttagtattatacctttggtgaataatttcacttggctccaactactccggtattagctgacgtagctcttgttgtaaatccctacgaacattcttcgatctcctaatccggtccacgactggaatatttgttcctcttctaaattgcactaaaaatttagaagatattttgcgtAGAAATAGAACACGAAAAAGAATCGACTCAATACTATAAGCCGAATTTTTCTCGCAAAAGAAAAGAGATTTTGAGAGCAACCACCTTTTTGAATTGGAAGagcccaaaatttttttttttttcaactttCGGATGCCTCCTCCTTGTTATTCTCAAAATTGCATTCCTTTAGAATAAAATATTCTAATTATATATCTAATCCATTGTTTACTTAAATAAtccaattaattaagtaaattttAGATTCTATAATGCATGCCTTATCAAATGCAATCTCGATGCATATATTATGGAGGCTAGGTTTTTAGGTCTCCCATTTTATAAAACATCTATGGCCtaattatcataaaaaataattggacctatttaattaatattaatgggCTTGGTTAATTAATtagactagtccaactagtttaattaatcaaagtccattaaactttaattatttaatatgttggacttgtactcctacaaacccatttgaacatacttaccaccaattttaatttaatatttaataaactcaacttttgagtttaataaattaaatccattataaattcaacatttgaatttattatataaattgtaaattcaactccttgaattttatcacctccaaaatttaatatttaataaacccaacttttgagtttaataaattaaattatcaaattttataaattcaactccttgaatttatgctctccaaatttcataaattcaacttcttgaatttactatatcataaattcaactccttaaatttattttctcaaaatttaattatcataaattcaactccttgaatttactatatcataatataaattcaactccttgaatttattttctcaacgggaacaaacgatccagtgcttgtgtgaccctcaatggttcagagatacagctagtcgtgggttcacaactctttgtgattcaggacataatcctttatccgggcttaccctagttagccccattcttttcatcaacgccttgatcaagaatgtcagaactcatttctgattgcacccatcggatcatggtaagagcgtctagtagcaacgccccatgatcccctaggtatcactgatagtgcctgcaataaccagccgattatgattaacgtacagtacggtcccttcatctcatatattccgatcgaatctgcaaccattggttcatcgagggttgcatattaattcgataactatgtgataactataataatgGCAttgcgtgtactattggagaactccttctccaacgtacatctcgtactctggccagagattccatgcactattatttcattagatcacataggatatccacacccgtaggtgagcggtgaatccccgactacaatgcactggctcctatatgtgtcgcaactgtatccaacctcgccacctgatgactctcctggagccggtaaacgagtcaaagcacaaccctagcatatagagcctcagtgttgtcccgagtcgtaaggactaatagtgtacaatcataaccacggacttatcctctcgatgaatgataaccacttggaaagtccgagggagggttgttcggtataatcatcatatgactacccatctgcatgtttggacatctccatgcccttaccaaaaaacgcagtacacaacatcacagattctagtctcgagctcaagcgacctttatccatgttttaggcggctgaatcgactaggaaagaatttagatcatacagtgtttacaaacgagtttcaacatcgaattacgattcatttgtattaaagtataatcaagaactttatctatgctgtttacatgggtatacagataaagtataacaagaccataaaaagttaaattatattaaaataaagattgctttttTCActagagtcaataaattctctagccaaccgttggcttgcaggacatctactctaacaatctcccacttgccctagagccaactacccttaatcccattgtttcgcgatgcttttcaaacaatgatcctggcaagggctttgtaagtggatcagcagcattatctgcagaggggactctttcaactgatatgtctcctcttcccactatctcccgtatgatgtgaaacttcctcagtacatgtttggatcgctgatgagacttTGGTTCCTTTTCTTGCGCAACGACACCAGTGTTGTTacagtacaacgggactggatcaactccattaggaataacgcccaactcttggacaaaattcctcatccaaactacatCTTTAActgcatcagatgcaacaatatattcagcttcagtggtggaatccgcaacggtgtcttgcttggaacctttccaagagacagccgcaccattaagcatgaatacaaagccagaggtcgatttcgaatcatctacgtaacattggaagctagaatcagtgtagccttccaatttcaattctccaccctctAGACCacgaacaagttcttagtccttctcaagtacttaagaatatctttcacggtcttccaatacattggaccagggtttgcctgatatctgcttgtatcactcagagcgtaagcaacatcaggacgtgtctatatcacaccatacacgatactaccaatggctgacgtatatggaatacgtgtcatcatctctatctcttcatcagttttgggacacaaagctttagatagagtaacaccatgacatattgataagtatcctctcttggactcttccatagagaatcgtttcaaaatggtatcgatataagtggcttgggtgagtcctagcatcctctttgctctatctctatagatttgtattcccaatacgtaagatgcttcacccatgtctttcatggagaatttactggctaaccatactttagttgattgcaataatccttcataattcccaatgagcaggatatcatcaacataaagtactaggaatgtcactacactcccactaaccttcttgtacacgcacggttcctcaggattcttagcaaaaccaaactctttgatagtgttatgaaatctgaggttccaactccttgatgcctgcttgagaccatgtattgatctctgaagtttgcataccttatgctcacttcctactgatgtgtatccctcaggttgagacatataaatttcttctttgatgtctccaatgaggaatgcagtctttacatccatttgccatatctcatagtcataccatgatgctatggctagtagtaatctaatggacttaaacatagcaactggtgaaaaatttcctcatagtcaactccttgcctttgagtataa
This window of the Primulina tabacum isolate GXHZ01 chromosome 12, ASM2559414v2, whole genome shotgun sequence genome carries:
- the LOC142520969 gene encoding polygalacturonase-like, giving the protein MAPTFICKVLFFLSFLACIANAQTKVFDVRTFGAKANADISQALLAAWKEACASPTPSTVWIPKGTWSLKQAKLVGPNKASIELKVEGILKAPLDPTQMPNKQGEWVTINYLDNFTLSGGGVFDGQGHEAWKRNDCHKNRNCVKLPLNLSFNFITNSTIRDVTTKDSKNFHVNVIGCYNVTFLRFTISAPGESPNTDGIHIARSKLVNVTDSVIKTGDDCVSIGDGTEQVHVQNVICGPGHGISVGSLGKFTTEKDVVGIYVKNCTFLGTQNGVRIKTWPSAPATLQVTNLQFEDLIMTNVTYPIVIDKEYCPHNLCKLDTPSLVKISNVKIDKIRGTTNDPVAVTLICSRNKPCENIQVGNIDLTYDGRLGPITTKCSNVKPSLTGKQNPPLCVPASAAATQSA